Genomic window (Culex pipiens pallens isolate TS chromosome 3, TS_CPP_V2, whole genome shotgun sequence):
tgaagggactgaaacaTTTATAgacaatattgatatcgagaagattgaCGGCCAAAAAGTCAACTGTctttctaaaaaatcttaaattctaaatttctaaaaattctgattttttgttCTTAGAAAAATCTTGCATTCCTGTTTCTagcattctaaaatttcaaaattaaacaaatctaattttaattccaagattttaaattaaaaaaaattcttaaattctaaaatacctaaatgcataaacaaattaaaattttgaaattctacaagtttcgattttgaaaatttttaaattccaaattttcaaaaatacttaattttttgttctaagaaaatctcaaattattaaattctgtaattttgaaaaatctagtTTCTATCattctaaaattacaaaattaaaaatcataattttaattcatgatttcaaatgaaaaaaaaaatctaaaattcaaacataccaaaatgtttttaaaaaataaaattttacaattcctaaatttgaaatttctaaaaatgttgaaaaaaactttttaaatataatctcaaattcttaaattctgatattctaaaaattctagtttctagattttttagaatttcataattttaatttgaattctatgattttaaatttcttttaaaaaaaatcttaaacatcAAAACGtatacaaacattcaaatttcacaactcaatttttttaaatttctcgaaaatcttatattctaaatttataaaatactgaatttttgttctaagaaaaatctcaaattattaaattctgtaattcgaaaaagtataatttgtaacgTACACTCAAATCCCGTTGGTTTgaaaccaactgttgtcaaacgaacggggtcactttttagtttgacaccccttttacacggagttcacacacactaccaaacgtttgttttgatggtgtgcgtgagcgccatgtaaaaagtgacagtttgacttgaccaaccaacggggtacaaactaaaaaagtgtcaaacgaaaacgtGACCAagcaccgggggttgagtgtattaataaatataaaatttaaaaagaatcttaatttctaaataaatctaAAGTTAACATAAatcccaaaatttcaaaaaaataagctctgaaattttgaaatgttaaaattatatcattttataattaaaactatatcattttataatttaaaaattgtaaaaagggatacgatttttaaaacactcaaaaatcattgtatttttaaaataaagctgaagttctaaaattatttaaaaaaaactaaacatgttaaaattttaaagttttcaaaaattctttaatttaagaatcttaaattcttgaattctaaaATAGTCATTATTCttaatttcatgaaattcaaagtattttttttaagaatttgaaaaaagaattcttaagtccaaaaaaattaaaaaaatccggaaTTATAAATTTCGGTAATTAACTGCCTTTGAAAATTTCCGAgagtctgatttttttttaacggaaTAAGGAATATATATCTGAAGTATCTTTTGTCCCCCTTAGACAACACGCTAATTTCTCTGGGAGAAGACGCCGTACTAAACCGAAGTGAAGACAGCATCGAGAGCTTCACCCAGTTTTCGATACCAAACGAGGTTCGTCGGAACTACCAGCTCTGAATCCGAATGTTACTAAACCAGAATCCTACCATTTTAGACGGACCCCAACGGGAACCCCTCTGGCGGTGCCGGCCCCGTCCCCGCTGTTCCACTGGACCGCAGCTCGGCTTCCGCCGCGTCCACCCCGAAGCGACATTCCGCGGGACGGAGAAGCGCGGACGGTGGCGGCCTCTGGGAGGTCACGCTGAACCAGTTTGTCGCGACGACCATCTCGGTGTGTGCCATCGACGAGCACTTTACGCAGCCGTTTTCCATCAAGTCCCGCATCGAAATGCTCCAGAAGAACCGACGAAAGTGCAAAGCTTAAGGGCAAACACGATACGTAAAAAAGTCaggctgtttttgtttttattgtgcAAAACATAAAGCTTACGTGCTTCTGCTTCGAAATAGAAAGGGCCGACAATCCCAAGAGTGGAAGAAAATACGGACAGAGTCCTCTCTCCCGGGTTGGAACCTGCTCTGCAAAGTGCTCTTGTGACAAAagacgacaaaaaaaaagtacgaacaaaatcacatttttaggAAACTAttacaaagcaaacaaaataaGCAGCAGCTTCGTCCACGTGTGGCATTAAATTGACAAAGTTTTAGTGCATTAAATGTACCTTCTTTCACAAACAGCATATTTACCTAACAACACGGATAATATTGTGTAATCTCTATTAGGCCATTATGACAGATTATTGTTATCGGATGATGATTATTATTAATATAATGGAATATTTTTATCCTAACTAAGAGTTGATTTATTGAATGCTATAGGACAAtccttgacttgacttgaccgagccacgtagcccagaggtaacgcttccgcctcgtaagcggtagatcggggttcacatcccggctcggaccaacacaactggtgatcttttcccttctggaatcgattgcttagtaaagggaaggtagtgtatcgtcacaaactggaccttatcacgacaccttagggaggcgaccctgaatccgctttgtaaatgccggccccgatactcttcaagggtgttcccctcaggaactgggaaagatttacttacttatAGGACAATCCGAAATTACCTTTATTTTTTACTCTGGTATTTTACTAATCGAGATTTCACTTTCTTGAATAATTACAATAGTAACTATTGTTatattatttacattttaaaataaagaattgTGAGTGACTTCAGTTTGATTGTTCTCGTGGgttgatatttttgaatatgGCTGATGGCTTTACTCAATGAATTGTTTGATTGCTAAATATTTATATGCTCCCCAATTGTTACATTTTGAAaggataattaaaaaatataaaattttctcTTCTGTTTAgttgcaaaaattacaattttttgaattaatttttttaatagcaTCTGGAAATCTAagaattttagacatttttaatttaaaaatttagtattttagagtTCTGTAAAACTGTAGAAtctctggattttttttgtatgtaaaaattattattttacatATTTAGATTCGCttggaattgtaaaattttgtgtttgaaaatttaaaattttaaatgtttcaaattttttaaattttcagaatttcatattttttactaagAATTTTTGgatgaatttctaaaattctgaaattgttGATCTTAGAGcttttgaatttagaaatttttgaatgtttgggtTTTAGAActttgggttattttttaattcaagattatccagcatcattcaaacacgaccgcttattaggctcaatactgaatttttcaaaaaatcgaaaaattggtcgcaaaaatttttcaacttcattttgccttcctcactgaggtaaggctataatcctgctctaaaattgaactttttattaaaagctcgaaaacccaccttgatgtatacatatcgactcagaatcgaaaactgaacaaatgtctgtgtgtatgtgtgtgtgtatgtgtgagtgtgtatgtgtgtgggtatgtgtgtgtgtatgtgtgtgtgtatgtgaccaataatgtcacgcagttttctcagcactggctgaaccgattttgaccaaaccagttgcattcaacttggtttagggtcccatacggtgctattgaattgtttgaagtttcgataagtagttcaaaagttatgtataaaaatgtgttttcgcatattttcggaagatgaataaatggcagtaaactgataGGATCGAAGTAGGCTGCGCGGCGGGTCGGACGCAAATTTTTTACTCCTGACATTTCaatggaattttaatttttttcaaagtttgaagcaaatgtaaagttttctttaaatatattttgaacagTTTGTGAATACACGAAAGTCTTGCCGAAACTATCTGCGTACCCGGTGAAAATGAAAGGAATTGTTTCGTCTGCGCCGGAAGTGGAAGTGAAAAATCCAAACGTGTTGGAGGAGCTGGCAGCTGATAGCCATCAAATTCTGACCTAAAGAGGTCTTGCGGGAGCTGGCCAATGTGCGAAACCTCTTGAGCTGAAGATCATCTCGAAGAAACGGTTGGAAATTACCTAGAAACCGAGAGGCCGAACTCAAGAATGAATCCGTCAAGATACAAATTACGAAGCTCATCTGGTTACGAAGACTCTGTTGCTTGGTGAGACCTTTCCTTTTTAATACAGAAAACACGTTCATTTACACACACATATTGACAATTCATTGAAGACAACCACGCCAACcttactatatacgcggtagggcgttcccttggtcgttcgctgtgagttgtggattgcctgcttctctaatgaaggttcgactgaggggacatgcttattaatttctcgtcgctccataccctcagtgacgtgatggggacaagggcgtctatgcaaagtgtccctacacccgctacaaatttccggcgcttggggagggaagagggaaaccattttgatctatgcgccggaatttgtagcattaaaattcgtgcaaaaaaacttatgcacgtgggtgtacagattacggagtaaaagatgatcgaattgttcacctagcgctcacatgtgttccaggaccaagttgcctgcgggtatggggatcatacatacatacatacatgaataaatggcagtaaactgaaccaaacatcatcatgttataaatcgttatttaggtaattgaaagacgtttccaatgagtccacaactttgaagatctggcaaccctgtctcgagttataaccacttaagtgatatttatgtactttttttgtagccggatctcatttaaatgtatgtaaacaatgtccggatccatcatccgacacatcgttggttaggtaatcgaacctttccaacgagtccaaaacattaaagatctggcaaccctgtctcgagttctgaccacttataatgccacttatgagcccttgagtgatgtgtgtgtttttttggatcaaatttgtgtccaaacccatcatattacatatcacccattgttggaaaagagtgaggaaggcaccaaccacataggtggattaagttagtttttcgatgtaaaatcaaatttgcaatcaaaaagtacttcagtgaaattttgataaagcgcaccgtttttaagttaaatccattttaggtgatttttttgaaaatagtcgtagtttttaattttttttaattagtgcacatatttgcccactttaaaaaaaaatatttttgaaaagctgagaaaattctctatgttttgcatttttgaactgatacgacctttagttgctgagatattgcaatgcaaaggtttaaaaacaggaaaattgatgttttctttcccactcaaacaacacaccattttctaatgtcgataggtatctcagtaactaatggtccgatttcaatgttaaaatatgaaacattcgtgaaattttcctatcttttagaaaaaaatattttcaaaatttttaaaccaagactaacattttaaaaggacgtAAAGTTGAATGtttggattgcaaatttgattttatatcgaaaaatgaagttgaaaaatttttgcgaccaatttttcgatttttcgaaaaaaatcagtatttttttcaaaaattcataactcgctcaaagattttttgcaaaacctggaaatttctgaatagttggcatttgatgtcctctaaaacacataaaaaaataaaaaaaaacatagtgtttttttgcaaatcaagttttagtgacaaaaagttaaataaaaaatcaccaaaattttttaaccgtgtatcatttttttccagtgtagtccatatccatagctacaactttgccgaagacaccaaatcgatcaaaaaattccttcaaaagatacagatttttgaattttcatacatcatttttgtatggccagctgccaaatttttatggaaaattaaatggacaaactaatgatgcaaaatgttttctttgggcataccgaaggcaccaaaaaagtttcagtcggattaaaaaatacaaaaaaaggaatgaccgaaatctgagagaactgctcagttggGTGATTTGGCCCCAACAATAACCCAATGGGTTCAGTCGAATGTGCAAATTTTGTTCTATGAACATGTCCTATGTGCACTCACAGGTTGTATGAAACAAATTGGTTCAGAATTACGTGTAATGTTGACTTTCATATAATCCCGAGATCACTTGAACAGCATCACTTGAACCACTTGAATAGCATCACTCTAGTCCCATTTGGGCGTTTTCAGAATCGAAAAATACCCAACCGTATTCAAATAGGATTTAAAAATGTTCCCCAGAACTTTGCCATCAAATTTCTTAGATTGAGGTTTTttcacataggaccttttgaaaaagtactctagaattattactttacaattataaaattatttaaaatttagaaattttcagaatttcatttttttatttttaatatttgggaATTTTTCACTTTCTGAGTTAATTTTTTATCAGATATAAAATTACTTTTAATAATAATTCTAATAAGCTTTATCGATGTAAACAACAATATAATattatcagcaatctaagcttcatttaagGACCCAATTGGCCAGAAATGCCcgatatttcaaattttctgctAAAATTGCGGTTTCGAAGCAAAAGGTCCAATGttggtttcgtttttgtttgcaaacaacATCGTATTTGTCCCTGGGACGAACACGaatccaaaacaaaacaacccaGACCTTAGCAGTAAAGGGTCTATCaggattttaaaaacaaacaaggtATCATTGACATTGGccttttgggaaatattttttttttttcatacaaaaatcgaGCTTTCAATACTTTTCTCGATGTTGCGATAGATTAAGACACTAAGCAccgtttctaatctaatctaatcagaccctagcgcagccaatctttcgaagggatcctggagagtgccttaggttagatgacgcctagcactcttcttgtcatttattaacatttgtagtgcgccattgcattagaatgcattgaaacatcacaagcgttaaattggccaggcctactgcgtaaagccgtatcgcagagataactcgtaattgggttgagtttgagcactgagtgttcgaacaacaacacaattctgaatcgacaggggaggaagaagcgtggggacacaccaccatacgctccgagattttttggttgtattcgttgtgagcaccatgctaagaaggtttggtactccgggagcctctgggatgggacattgtatttccacgaatgccctggacactatttgccgtggttatagcgcccaACTCGCTCGATTAAGACACTAAGCACCGTTTGCAGAGAAAATgtggtttgtttacattttcgaCTTTGGCCCTTTTACCTTGTTTTGCTTGATATCTATCATAATGGCTGTtttaaaatcgcaaaaaaaaaacaaatcaataacaaaaatttaaattgaagaaaaacataaaattaaaatttttaaatattttaaaaatttatgaatcataAGATCTCTaaattaaaatacagttcgtactcGATGTTCTTTACCAAAGTGTCACCcataaaaatcgaaatttttctaACCTAATAATGACTCCAACCGAGACTCCAACAATGCTCCAGCATTATCAGATTTTCTGTAATCTTAGATGGTGACAAAATAGGTAGCATTAATGAATTAAATTATtctgcaatttttcattttgttaaatttccagaatttaagaattctgtggttgtttttttaaggttaaaaaTATAAGTCACCTCCTAGAACGTTCTGCCGTAAACAATGTCCATATCATCAGCGAagcagatgaactggctggACCGGTTGATAATTGTGACCAGCATGTCTAAGTAATTCGATTGGATAGGATAAGCCtcacgctgcaccgtgccccgtccatcgtTGATTTCACCAGTCTGCTCAGCTTCACCCGGAAAAGCCGTAcgatcttccatagctcttcgcgatcgacccAGTCGTACGCATAAACAGGAATTTCTGAAAAGGCGTCTAGTGACTTTCGGACAAAATAACCCAACGCCGGCAACAAACGCGCCCGTTCTAAATACTTATTTGCTTGCtttattgttttgtgttttgttataCTTGTGTAACAATGCCTCTATAAACTAGGAGAAAAATACAATTACATTCCTTGCGGTAAGTAAAGTAGTGTGAATGCATACtgctttgtttttgttgatttccGTTTGCCTTCTTACACATCTCACTTGGTTTTACCTTTCATTAACGGTAGAAAACTTTCGcgctaataaataaaattacaaaaagcaaTGCTATCTCTAtcgaataaaatcatttttggtcaGAAGAATAATTTAGTGTAAAGTAATTAACGAGAATTACAAGCTTTTCCGAAAAAATGCACCCTTGTTTTGATTCTCTCAACATTTTTAAGCTTTgcctgtttgttgttgttgttggttatGCTTTTGACAAGATTCATGAAGCTCAAACGGTAATTTGGAACCTGGTTACTTCTAAAATAACTTACAACACAAATCATGTGGTTACACAATTACGACTAAACCTAAACGCGATCATCTGTTTAAATggctaaagtttattttttacgaGAAAAAATCTTAGTTGTAGTAAAATTAACCATCGTTCGCCTTCGGCGGAGAACGACACTAAATAAATTAAGGTGTGAAACTAAACGCTAACGACAAGATTAAAAGGTGcgaaagtagtttttttttcgaaaaaaaagctcGTAAAATGTAGTTTCTGTAATTATCAGTTCTGGCTTATCACTTCTCCCTTGCATTCACAAATAACCAACATATTTCATAGGGGAGAGCTGTTTTAACTTCCCTTAAAACTCCATGCATCTTTCCTGTTTTATTGTTgtagttgttgttgctgctgctgtgtgTGTTTATGTAGATCAAAAGTTAACTACAAACTAAAAACATTTACGCTCAATATCAGAATTAGCATCCATTGCtgcttgtttgtttgtgtgtgtgtgtatgtaagAAACACTAGAAACTACTTATTTGTTGCTGTTTCGTATCACTATCACTAGACCCAGTTCATTTCTGTCATTCCAAGTCCTCACCCCGATCTACCGTTTTTTGTACAGTCTGTAGGTGAGTTTGCATCATCAAAAAGGGTAGATTAAGCTATTTACAATTGTGCCAGCGCACGCACACACGCCCGCGTAATTCAGTTGCAAATGTCACTCTTGAGATCCTTCAGGTCACGCGCCTTGAAGAACCCTCGCTCGGTTTTGCACTCGCGGATCGTGACCGTCTCCAGGTTAACGGTGACGTCGGTGATAAACACCTGGTCCGTGACCTGGGCCCGCGGCAACCACAGCTGGGGAGGGGCCGCCCGGGGAGACAGCGTCAGGTGGTGCTGATGTttgccgttgttgttgttgatggtgTTGTTATTGCTTACGGGCAAATCCGGCCGCTTGGGGCTGTTTTCTTCCTCGGGAGCTGCTGCGGGGGGCGCCAGCGCCACCGCCGCCGCTGGAGCCGCAGCCACGTGGTTCTCCGCGGGTGGAATGTTTGACTCGGGTCGTGATGCTGGGGTGTCCGGCGAAAGTGGCGCCGTCGGTTTGAGTTCCGACTTGGGAACCGGTGTCGTGACCGTGGCCGCCGCCGCAGGTACCGTTTCTAGCCGCGGAATCTTGGCCGCTGGGCTGCTCGTGCTTCCCTCGTCCGGCGAGGTTTTGATTGTGACGCCCACTTTGCCCTCCTTGGACAGCACTTCGGCCTTTCGCGTCGTCCCGGCCAAGTCCTTGTGGCTCAACGGCTGATCATCGCTGCTGTTCGAAGCCGTGTCGTTGTCGGCGTTCTGCGAAATCGAGATCTTCAAACTGGGAACCTGCGCCTGGGGCGGCACCACGACGTCCGACTTGTCCTTGGAACCGCCACCAACCGGCGCCGTCTTCGACTTGGAAGAACTTTCACCATCTTTCTCCTTCTCCTTCTTGCTAGGTTTATCCTCTTTTTCCTTCTTGATCGTAATGACCTCCTTTAGCGgtgcagcagcggcagcaggtTCCGGTTTCGGCTCAGGTTCGGGACTAGCAACGACGACCGGAGCTGGCGCAGGTACGGCCGGTTCGGGAGCGTCCTCCTCGTCCGAACTCTCAATGCGAGGTTTGCGCTTGCGTTTATTCGGAGTGGAACCACCCCGGAGGGAGCGCTCGAAGATGTCGATTAGCCGAATGTCCAGGATGTTCTCCTCCGGTTCCCAGGTGTTGTGCCGCGTGCTCCAGCCCTTCCACTTGACCAGGTACTCAGCTTTGCCCTGTGGGGGAAGAacattttagagaaaagtgtgtAAATGATTTGTGATTTgggaaattgttaatttttataaCATTAGATTTATAACAGATTAGATATCAGAAGTAATTAGAGTTTTGATCTGGAGTATACAATGCAGATCAATTGCAAACctagagcaacatttgaaaggggcggtacgccattctcttacggcctttcattacacgcgtttaaatgggacgaaaggccgtatgAGCAAAGTTGTACCGcctctttcaaatgttgctccagaaaagATAGACGTCGAACAAAATCTGTCGCTAAaaccacaaattttaaaaagttctggAGTTTCGTCAACGACTTTTCATTATATCCAAATAATCCTTTTTGCATTGTTAGTTTCTTCATACAAGTCTCAATACAACTTTGggggctgtccataaaaaagtgCTATGAAAATAATCAGAAATCAGAAATACTCAAGAAGGGattttgtgatcgatttggtgacttcggcaaagttttgacTAGGACTATCTAGAAAAAATGAtacgctttaaaaaaaatcat
Coding sequences:
- the LOC120418918 gene encoding polycomb group protein Pc, translating into MENPDDRVYAAEKIMKKRVRSGKAEYLVKWKGWSTRHNTWEPEENILDIRLIDIFERSLRGGSTPNKRKRKPRIESSDEEDAPEPAVPAPAPVVVASPEPEPKPEPAAAAAPLKEVITIKKEKEDKPSKKEKEKDGESSSKSKTAPVGGGSKDKSDVVVPPQAQVPSLKISISQNADNDTASNSSDDQPLSHKDLAGTTRKAEVLSKEGKVGVTIKTSPDEGSTSSPAAKIPRLETVPAAAATVTTPVPKSELKPTAPLSPDTPASRPESNIPPAENHVAAAPAAAVALAPPAAAPEEENSPKRPDLPVSNNNTINNNNGKHQHHLTLSPRAAPPQLWLPRAQVTDQVFITDVTVNLETVTIRECKTERGFFKARDLKDLKSDICN